The following are encoded together in the Serratia sp. UGAL515B_01 genome:
- a CDS encoding DUF1343 domain-containing protein gives MKKILFFLFMSFFLLNGCNDSQVLTTPQESKTLVLGIDQPEVYGPLLSGKRIGLMVNQSSIDSSGQHAIEKLIALQDKYNFTVTTLFSVEHGLRGNEEAGFGDKDYIDPSTGLQVWSLYGSDTNGKRLAHPSEEKLANVDVVIFDLQDVGVRFFTYTISMQWMMESVQAYGKEFMVFDRPNPNGDTIYGPLLEQDNVSGIGIAPVPMAHGLTSGEFARMIVGEGWLNGVNNADNRWDLFGLPEYRLPADQLHVIAMKNYTHATPYSLPKPPSPNLRTDMAIRMYPSLALFESTSVNMGRGSDYPHEQTGYPDNQFYINAEYQIDPGLTAFGWPQGGQYAWGQSYRQETTGISPQQRKPSIQPFVQWWFNMEKYGYKTYVSYEQESQYLQNADRYYVIRPAWLAKLVGSKSFLEALKAASENNLSEEETIQQIEAGWQPALLTYKAMRQKYTLYQDEI, from the coding sequence ATGAAAAAGATATTATTTTTTTTATTTATGTCGTTTTTCTTACTAAACGGATGTAATGATTCACAGGTACTGACCACTCCGCAGGAAAGCAAGACGCTCGTCTTGGGTATTGATCAACCCGAGGTTTATGGCCCATTGTTATCGGGTAAACGGATAGGATTGATGGTGAATCAAAGTTCTATTGATTCATCAGGGCAGCATGCGATTGAGAAATTAATCGCGCTACAGGATAAATATAATTTTACCGTCACCACACTTTTCTCGGTGGAACATGGGTTACGAGGTAATGAAGAGGCTGGATTTGGCGATAAAGATTATATCGACCCTTCGACGGGGTTGCAGGTCTGGTCGCTGTATGGCAGCGATACTAATGGTAAACGCTTAGCACACCCTTCCGAAGAAAAATTAGCTAACGTCGATGTGGTTATTTTTGATCTGCAGGATGTTGGGGTACGCTTTTTTACCTACACCATCTCAATGCAATGGATGATGGAAAGTGTCCAAGCTTATGGCAAAGAGTTTATGGTGTTTGATCGCCCAAACCCTAATGGAGATACTATTTATGGCCCATTGCTGGAACAGGATAATGTCTCTGGCATCGGTATCGCACCGGTTCCTATGGCTCATGGGTTAACCTCCGGTGAATTCGCTCGGATGATTGTCGGTGAGGGCTGGCTGAATGGCGTTAACAATGCCGACAACCGTTGGGATTTGTTTGGGCTACCAGAATATCGTCTTCCTGCCGACCAGTTACACGTGATTGCCATGAAGAATTATACCCATGCCACGCCCTACTCGTTGCCTAAACCTCCATCACCTAATTTAAGAACCGACATGGCTATCCGCATGTATCCTTCATTAGCGCTGTTTGAATCCACCAGCGTAAACATGGGACGTGGTTCTGACTATCCGCATGAGCAAACTGGGTATCCCGATAACCAATTTTATATCAATGCCGAGTATCAGATTGATCCAGGGCTGACAGCATTTGGCTGGCCGCAGGGTGGACAATATGCTTGGGGGCAGAGTTATCGCCAAGAAACAACAGGGATTTCTCCTCAACAGAGAAAGCCCTCAATCCAGCCTTTTGTGCAATGGTGGTTCAACATGGAGAAATATGGCTACAAAACCTATGTGAGCTATGAACAAGAGAGCCAATATCTGCAAAATGCGGATCGTTACTATGTAATACGTCCAGCATGGTTAGCAAAATTGGTGGGGAGCAAATCATTCCTAGAGGCGTTAAAAGCCGCCAGTGAGAATAACCTTTCGGAAGAAGAGACTATCCAGCAAATAGAAGCTGGCTGGCAACCCGCTTTACTGACATACAAGGCAATGCGTCAGAAATATACTCTATATCAAGATGAAATTTAA
- a CDS encoding CDP-alcohol phosphatidyltransferase family protein, translating into MLDRYLLEKSKKVREVVAGKFQQMGLKADQVTWLGFMLGMCALLLIVSHAYYWALLFIILNRLADTLDGALARLNGPTDRGAFLDITLDFLFYSSVPLGFAIADPVNNALPATVLIYSFIGTGCSFLAFAVIAEKRGIASSTYPSKGFYYLGGLTESSETVLLFLLMCLFPEQFFWLAYGFAALCVITTMTRISAGITLFSSQSK; encoded by the coding sequence ATGCTTGATCGTTACCTGCTGGAAAAGAGTAAAAAGGTACGCGAAGTTGTCGCTGGCAAATTCCAACAGATGGGACTCAAGGCAGACCAGGTCACCTGGTTGGGATTTATGCTTGGCATGTGTGCCCTTCTGTTGATTGTTTCACACGCTTATTATTGGGCGCTGCTCTTTATCATACTGAATCGCCTTGCCGATACGCTTGATGGCGCACTGGCGAGATTAAATGGTCCAACCGATCGTGGCGCATTTCTGGATATTACCCTGGATTTTTTATTTTATTCATCCGTTCCACTGGGTTTTGCCATTGCCGACCCGGTTAATAATGCACTCCCGGCCACCGTGTTGATCTACAGTTTTATTGGCACCGGTTGCAGTTTTCTTGCGTTTGCTGTGATTGCTGAAAAACGCGGTATCGCTAGCAGTACTTATCCCAGTAAAGGGTTTTATTATCTGGGAGGATTGACTGAAAGCAGTGAGACTGTGCTGTTATTCTTACTGATGTGCCTGTTCCCGGAGCAATTTTTCTGGCTAGCCTATGGTTTTGCAGCCTTGTGTGTTATCACCACGATGACGAGGATATCAGCAGGTATCACCCTGTTTTCATCCCAGAGTAAGTAG
- a CDS encoding ATP-binding cassette domain-containing protein — MLSVRGVTLTRSTHLLLQKITFDVPAGSIVILMGPSGTGKSTLLNWMIGELDPTFKGQGELWLNGVRRDLSPTEQRRIGILFQDDLLFPHLSVGQNLALALPATMTGKVQRRQHIERQLDEAELTGFYTRDPATLSGGQRARVSLLRALLAEPEALLLDEPFSRLDIHLRARFRQFVFDHIAHRGIPAVLVTHDAQDIPPDGRIIMLGEDHHA, encoded by the coding sequence ATGCTTTCTGTTCGCGGCGTTACGCTCACCCGCTCAACACATCTTTTGTTGCAAAAGATAACTTTCGATGTTCCCGCTGGTAGTATTGTGATCCTGATGGGGCCTTCTGGAACAGGAAAGTCAACGTTGCTTAACTGGATGATTGGCGAACTCGACCCAACTTTCAAGGGGCAAGGCGAGTTATGGTTGAATGGCGTACGGCGGGATTTGTCCCCTACCGAACAACGTCGTATCGGCATTCTCTTTCAGGACGACTTATTGTTTCCGCATTTAAGTGTTGGGCAAAACCTGGCCCTGGCGCTGCCCGCGACTATGACAGGCAAAGTTCAACGCAGGCAACATATTGAACGTCAACTGGATGAGGCTGAGTTGACAGGATTTTATACCCGAGACCCAGCAACGCTATCTGGCGGGCAACGTGCTCGTGTTAGCCTGTTACGTGCTTTGTTGGCTGAACCGGAGGCATTGTTGCTGGATGAACCGTTCAGCCGCTTGGATATACACCTGCGGGCTCGATTTCGTCAGTTTGTTTTTGATCATATTGCACATAGAGGCATCCCCGCGGTTTTAGTGACCCATGATGCGCAAGATATCCCTCCAGATGGGCGGATCATTATGTTGGGAGAGGATCATCATGCTTGA
- a CDS encoding ABC transporter permease has protein sequence MVETVRCTLSIGRTLSGKVLAWGGVGLVFFPVLPGLGFMLQPILSGQNWAFFWHDDQWLPAMLATLVSSVIGSLGALLLCLLVVLGLYPGTKWRRYQRKLPALLALPHVAFAAGSLLLFTSTGWLVRLMTATGLFTMARGVEGTHDPYGVGLGLTLALKESWFLLWVAGAQLKRTDLQPQLLVMRSLGYGRLQSSWLVLIPQLLPSLGWAIVAVLAYNISVVDVAIILGPGNPPTLAVLSWQWLTGSTPQIQAKGMIAAFLLIVLLAVLALAGYLMWQGLSRCLFPHSGRRYLAACTRPLSWLAGIMTVIGLMVLLMLLVWSLAGIWFYPALLPQGWSLTAWQTADLAPLSTTLLLALAASLCGIAIVVVWLEWGPPRGALFLWLPLLLPALPLVIGQYGLLLRAGVDGTFSAVVWSHLLWVIPYMLLILAPAYRQVDGRLILSARSLGLARWQVLLYVKWPSLLRPILSAWAIGFSVSIAQYLSTLYAGAGRFATVTTESVALSSGGDPQILAVQALLQFFLPGMVFLIVVLSGLLVGHYRQGLR, from the coding sequence ATGGTTGAAACGGTACGGTGTACGTTGAGTATTGGACGTACATTGAGCGGAAAAGTATTGGCCTGGGGTGGGGTAGGATTAGTGTTTTTTCCTGTCTTGCCAGGGCTAGGATTTATGCTGCAGCCCATCCTCAGTGGACAAAATTGGGCATTTTTCTGGCATGATGACCAGTGGTTGCCAGCCATGCTGGCAACTCTGGTCTCTTCTGTTATTGGAAGCCTGGGAGCCCTTCTACTTTGCCTGTTGGTTGTGTTGGGGTTATATCCAGGAACTAAATGGCGGCGATATCAGCGAAAATTGCCAGCGTTACTGGCGCTGCCGCATGTGGCATTCGCTGCGGGAAGCTTGCTGCTTTTCACTTCTACCGGATGGCTAGTTCGACTGATGACAGCAACCGGTTTATTTACGATGGCAAGAGGAGTCGAAGGCACGCACGATCCTTATGGCGTAGGTCTTGGGCTGACTCTGGCTCTTAAGGAGAGCTGGTTTTTGCTGTGGGTGGCCGGTGCTCAGTTGAAACGGACTGACTTACAGCCTCAATTACTGGTTATGCGCAGTCTCGGATATGGCCGCTTGCAAAGTAGTTGGCTAGTGTTGATCCCACAATTATTGCCCTCCTTGGGCTGGGCGATAGTGGCTGTGCTGGCCTACAACATTTCTGTGGTGGATGTGGCAATTATCTTAGGGCCAGGTAATCCCCCAACATTAGCCGTGCTAAGCTGGCAATGGCTCACTGGATCTACGCCGCAGATCCAGGCAAAAGGCATGATTGCTGCATTTCTGCTGATTGTCTTGCTTGCTGTTCTGGCGCTGGCGGGGTATCTCATGTGGCAGGGGTTGTCTCGCTGCCTGTTTCCTCATTCTGGTCGGCGTTATCTTGCTGCTTGCACTAGGCCGCTTTCCTGGCTAGCAGGAATAATGACCGTGATTGGCCTGATGGTATTGTTAATGCTGTTAGTATGGTCACTGGCCGGCATCTGGTTCTACCCTGCGCTGTTGCCACAAGGCTGGTCATTGACTGCCTGGCAGACAGCAGATCTGGCTCCGCTCTCAACAACACTGTTACTGGCGCTTGCAGCCAGTCTCTGTGGAATAGCGATCGTGGTTGTCTGGCTCGAGTGGGGCCCCCCACGCGGCGCTCTCTTTCTGTGGTTACCTCTCTTGCTGCCAGCATTACCTCTGGTAATAGGCCAATACGGTTTGTTATTACGAGCGGGCGTGGATGGTACGTTCAGTGCCGTGGTGTGGAGCCATTTACTCTGGGTGATCCCCTACATGTTATTGATCCTTGCCCCCGCATATCGGCAGGTCGATGGCCGTCTGATATTGTCTGCGCGTTCACTGGGGCTGGCTCGCTGGCAGGTTTTGCTGTATGTAAAATGGCCATCACTATTACGCCCAATTCTGTCTGCATGGGCTATCGGTTTCTCCGTCAGCATTGCTCAATATTTATCCACGCTATACGCTGGCGCGGGTCGTTTTGCCACAGTGACGACCGAATCCGTCGCTTTAAGCAGTGGTGGTGATCCACAAATCCTGGCTGTTCAAGCCTTACTGCAATTCTTCTTACCCGGAATGGTTTTTCTGATTGTTGTCTTATCCGGCTTGTTAGTCGGTCACTATCGACAAGGATTACGCTAA
- a CDS encoding ABC transporter substrate-binding protein — MRFFRRLQSAIVMLMLCLTYQAMADISHWERLKQQAQGQTVYFNAWGGDAAANAYLRWVATEMQRQYAITVKLVSLSDTADAVRRIQAEAAAGRREKGSVDLLWLNGENFKTLKMEGLLSTGWAEQLPNWQYVDTTQPVREDFSIPTEGAESPWGRAQLMLIADRERVPNPPSDPASLLAFIQRHPGQLTYPRPPDFIGTAFLKQLLLSLTSTPEAFSIPPQPEQFATLTAPLWQYLDQLHPLLWRQGRDFPASAARIDRLLGDGVVMFSLTFNPAHVANLIAGGQLPASAYAFGFQQGMLGNVHFVAIPFNSDAKAGAQVVANFLLSPQAQLRKADPKVWGDPTILDRHKLPQYWQAELERNIPGTQAPLPVLAEPNSAWIPALEAEWLKRYGVR, encoded by the coding sequence ATGAGGTTTTTCAGACGACTGCAGAGCGCAATCGTGATGTTGATGTTGTGTCTGACCTATCAGGCCATGGCTGACATCTCCCACTGGGAACGGCTTAAACAGCAGGCACAGGGACAAACGGTCTATTTTAATGCCTGGGGCGGTGATGCTGCTGCCAACGCTTATTTACGCTGGGTAGCGACAGAAATGCAACGGCAGTACGCCATCACCGTCAAGCTGGTTTCTTTATCTGATACCGCGGATGCAGTGCGACGCATACAGGCAGAGGCTGCTGCTGGTCGGCGCGAAAAAGGTTCTGTCGACCTGCTCTGGCTGAATGGCGAGAATTTCAAGACGTTAAAAATGGAGGGATTATTGTCTACCGGCTGGGCGGAGCAATTGCCTAACTGGCAGTATGTCGATACCACTCAACCCGTACGAGAAGATTTTTCCATCCCCACAGAGGGGGCCGAGTCGCCCTGGGGGCGAGCACAACTGATGTTGATTGCCGATCGTGAGCGTGTGCCTAATCCCCCTAGCGATCCTGCAAGTCTGCTGGCTTTTATACAACGGCATCCCGGGCAACTGACGTACCCTCGCCCACCGGATTTTATCGGGACGGCGTTTCTAAAACAGTTGTTGCTGTCTCTGACATCAACACCCGAAGCATTCAGTATACCTCCCCAGCCAGAACAATTTGCTACACTCACTGCCCCTTTGTGGCAGTATCTTGACCAGCTTCATCCGTTACTGTGGCGTCAAGGCAGAGACTTCCCGGCATCCGCTGCGCGTATTGATCGCCTGTTGGGAGATGGTGTAGTCATGTTCTCTCTGACCTTTAATCCAGCACACGTTGCCAACCTGATTGCAGGTGGACAACTTCCCGCTAGCGCTTATGCCTTTGGTTTTCAGCAAGGGATGCTAGGCAACGTCCATTTTGTGGCAATACCTTTTAATTCTGATGCTAAAGCTGGCGCTCAGGTTGTGGCCAACTTTCTTCTCTCCCCACAGGCACAACTCCGCAAAGCCGATCCTAAGGTTTGGGGCGACCCGACGATACTTGATCGCCATAAACTTCCCCAGTACTGGCAAGCCGAACTAGAAAGAAACATTCCCGGCACTCAAGCACCGCTTCCCGTTTTGGCTGAACCCAATTCAGCCTGGATCCCGGCTTTGGAGGCTGAATGGTTGAAACGGTACGGTGTACGTTGA
- a CDS encoding FAD-dependent oxidoreductase → MTSKFDILLVGAGHAHVVVLRKWATRTIKMRRIALLSPSPYAWYSGMLPGLLAGHYRPEQCRIHLPPICQAAGVEFIQGTLDMLDADRKKVRLTDDTWLQGEWLSLNTGSVPRLPERQQSSIDICPVKPFADFLAKVERWQQDPKPVAIVGGGAAGLELALALPHQVPSLALFCGGKLLRGHPPALRTRALRHLRQKRIQVDEHCAIDTIAGDRLMAGQRVVWQGNRVIMATGPAPLDWWQNSGLRCDQLGFIQSSETLQSPSHPHVFVTGDCAAITNTPKSGVYAVRQGEVLANNLTHLFTQQPLGHFKPVASALALLADGQGGALMSWGRLTAEGRWAGRWKDFLDRRFIKRHSFDELT, encoded by the coding sequence ATGACATCAAAGTTCGACATCCTGTTGGTCGGTGCGGGCCATGCACATGTCGTTGTCTTGCGAAAGTGGGCAACGCGTACTATCAAAATGAGGCGTATAGCCTTACTTTCCCCTTCTCCCTATGCGTGGTACTCCGGTATGTTGCCGGGGTTGTTAGCCGGGCACTACCGGCCAGAACAATGCCGTATCCATTTGCCCCCTATCTGCCAAGCCGCAGGCGTTGAATTTATCCAGGGAACACTGGATATGCTGGATGCAGACAGAAAAAAGGTCCGACTGACAGACGATACTTGGCTACAAGGAGAGTGGTTATCACTGAATACCGGTTCGGTTCCCAGATTACCGGAACGTCAGCAATCGTCCATCGACATTTGTCCGGTAAAACCCTTTGCCGACTTTTTGGCGAAAGTGGAACGTTGGCAGCAAGATCCCAAACCCGTAGCAATCGTAGGGGGTGGGGCTGCTGGCTTAGAGTTGGCACTGGCACTGCCTCATCAGGTCCCTTCTCTAGCTCTTTTTTGTGGCGGTAAGCTGCTTCGTGGCCATCCTCCCGCTCTACGAACAAGGGCGTTGCGTCATCTACGCCAAAAGCGCATCCAGGTAGATGAGCACTGTGCTATTGATACTATTGCCGGAGATAGGTTGATGGCGGGGCAACGGGTCGTATGGCAGGGAAATAGAGTGATCATGGCAACCGGGCCGGCACCATTGGACTGGTGGCAGAATTCGGGGCTGCGGTGTGACCAGCTAGGGTTTATTCAGAGTTCTGAAACCTTGCAAAGCCCTTCTCATCCCCATGTTTTTGTCACAGGAGATTGCGCCGCTATCACCAATACACCTAAAAGCGGTGTGTATGCAGTACGCCAAGGGGAAGTCTTAGCCAATAACCTGACACATCTGTTCACTCAACAACCCCTTGGCCATTTTAAACCTGTAGCCTCAGCGCTGGCGCTACTGGCAGACGGACAAGGCGGCGCGCTGATGAGTTGGGGGCGGCTGACCGCCGAAGGGCGTTGGGCTGGGCGGTGGAAAGACTTTCTCGACAGGCGTTTTATCAAGCGTCACAGCTTCGACGAATTGACATGA
- a CDS encoding FAD-dependent oxidoreductase codes for MIKDKKKSILLAIVLLIIVIFIVFPPAEYLNLAVLKSNLETLNTWRAEKPWLAGSIFFLLYALVTALSVPGAILLTLLSGALFGLALGSVLTSFASTLGATLAMLISRFLLYDWVQQRFQQQLGTIDRGIKQDGAFYLFALRLIPIFPFFLINLAVGITRLPVRTFWWVSQLGMLPSTLLYVNAGRELAQITSLAGIFTPGLIGAFALLGLLPLISHKALSTFKRRKLLEGWHKPTHFDRNLVVIGAGSGGLVSAYVAAAAKAKVTLIEKGDMGGDCLNTGCVPSKALIRAARLANDLKHAEQLGFRHVCGQVDFSAVMERVQQVIQRIEPHDSVERYSQLGVEVIQGKATVTSPWSVEVNGQHLSTRSMIIATGSRPVIPDIPGLEQVDALTTDTIWTLREQPQRLLILGGGPIGCELAQAFQRLGCAVTLVERGAQVLKREDREASETVMHALRADGVDVRLQHRAIRFDTDAGKHQLICHHQSDNQEVSLPFDRVLLALGRVANVSGFGLEMLSLAVRENGTLETDEYLATRFPHIFAVGDVTGPYQFTHASAHQAWYAAINGLFGQIKRFKVDYRVMPWATFTDPEVARVGLNEQEAGQQGIAYEISRFELGELDRAITENAAHGYIQVLTEPGRDRILGVTVVGEQASEVITEYVTAIKQGYGLNKILGTIHIYPTLSEANKYVAGVWRKAHTPQWLMRGLARFHHWRLGGKA; via the coding sequence ATGATAAAAGATAAGAAAAAAAGTATTTTACTGGCGATAGTTCTGCTGATAATCGTTATTTTCATCGTATTCCCACCAGCAGAGTATTTGAATCTGGCGGTACTGAAAAGCAATCTAGAGACACTGAATACTTGGAGAGCTGAGAAACCCTGGCTCGCTGGCAGCATTTTTTTCTTGTTGTATGCCTTGGTCACCGCTTTATCTGTGCCTGGAGCCATACTACTGACGTTGCTTTCCGGTGCCTTGTTTGGCTTGGCACTCGGTTCGGTATTGACTTCATTTGCCTCTACCTTAGGCGCCACATTAGCCATGTTGATCAGCCGCTTTTTGCTTTATGACTGGGTACAACAGCGTTTTCAGCAACAACTGGGAACCATTGATAGAGGAATTAAGCAGGATGGAGCCTTTTATCTATTCGCATTACGACTCATTCCGATATTTCCCTTCTTCCTGATCAACCTGGCAGTGGGGATAACTCGCTTGCCTGTGCGCACTTTCTGGTGGGTTAGCCAACTTGGCATGTTGCCTAGTACGCTGCTGTATGTAAACGCGGGTCGTGAACTGGCACAGATCACGTCTTTGGCTGGAATTTTCACACCAGGTCTGATAGGGGCATTTGCACTACTCGGCCTGTTACCCCTCATCTCCCATAAAGCATTGAGTACTTTTAAACGCCGTAAGTTGTTGGAAGGTTGGCATAAACCGACACACTTTGATCGGAATCTGGTGGTTATCGGTGCTGGTTCTGGCGGCCTGGTCTCTGCTTATGTTGCTGCAGCCGCTAAGGCAAAAGTGACACTGATTGAAAAAGGCGATATGGGCGGTGACTGCTTGAATACTGGGTGTGTCCCTTCAAAAGCATTGATCCGTGCAGCACGTTTGGCAAATGACCTGAAACATGCTGAGCAATTGGGTTTCCGTCATGTCTGCGGACAGGTCGATTTTTCCGCAGTGATGGAAAGGGTCCAGCAGGTTATCCAGCGTATTGAGCCTCATGATTCTGTTGAACGTTATTCTCAGCTTGGCGTAGAGGTGATCCAGGGAAAAGCGACGGTGACATCCCCCTGGAGTGTTGAGGTCAACGGACAGCATCTGAGCACTCGTTCGATGATTATTGCAACCGGTTCAAGACCTGTCATCCCGGATATTCCTGGTCTGGAACAGGTTGATGCATTGACGACAGACACGATTTGGACACTGCGTGAACAACCCCAACGGTTACTGATCCTGGGAGGAGGCCCTATCGGATGCGAACTGGCCCAGGCGTTCCAGCGCCTGGGGTGCGCAGTCACTCTGGTTGAGCGAGGAGCTCAGGTTCTGAAGCGCGAGGACCGCGAGGCCAGCGAAACGGTCATGCATGCACTAAGAGCAGATGGAGTGGATGTGCGTCTACAGCACCGAGCGATTCGTTTTGATACGGACGCAGGTAAACATCAACTCATCTGCCATCACCAGTCTGATAACCAGGAAGTCTCTCTGCCCTTTGATCGCGTTCTGCTGGCATTGGGTCGCGTGGCCAATGTGAGCGGTTTTGGCCTAGAGATGCTCTCTCTAGCCGTCAGGGAGAATGGAACCTTAGAAACCGATGAGTATTTGGCTACCCGATTTCCGCACATTTTTGCCGTAGGGGATGTCACAGGACCCTATCAATTTACACATGCTTCAGCGCATCAGGCCTGGTATGCCGCCATCAATGGCCTGTTTGGACAGATCAAACGTTTTAAAGTGGATTATCGAGTCATGCCGTGGGCGACCTTTACCGATCCCGAAGTCGCTCGGGTTGGATTAAATGAACAGGAGGCCGGACAACAAGGTATCGCTTATGAGATTAGCCGGTTTGAGCTGGGTGAGCTTGATCGAGCGATCACTGAAAACGCTGCACATGGCTATATACAGGTTTTAACCGAGCCCGGCCGTGATCGCATTCTGGGGGTGACTGTGGTGGGAGAACAGGCCAGTGAAGTGATCACGGAATATGTCACCGCCATCAAGCAGGGTTACGGGTTAAACAAGATCTTGGGGACGATCCATATTTACCCTACTTTAAGTGAGGCCAATAAATACGTTGCTGGCGTCTGGAGAAAAGCGCACACGCCGCAGTGGTTAATGCGAGGATTAGCACGTTTCCATCACTGGCGTTTGGGGGGCAAAGCCTGA